From the genome of Actinomycetota bacterium:
CCGATGGCCGTGCTGTTCGACCGGGTCCGTGGCCCCGGCGGGCGCGTCGGCACCCGCGGCGTGGTCGCGTTCGGCCGGCGGGTGGTGGCCTGGGACGGAACCGGTATCGACGTCGCTGACACCCAGGTCAACGCGACCGCGTTCGGCCGGGCCGGCGCGGCCGGTCACCCGCAGCTGCGGCTGCTCGCGCTGCTGGAGTGCGGCACGCACGCGCTGATCGACGCGGCGTTCGACGGCTTCTCCACGGCCAGCGAGCACGTGCTGGCCCGCCGGGTGCTGCCCTCGCTGCGGCCCGGGATGCTGCTGTTGGCCGACCGGAACTTCCCCGGCCACCAGCTATGGGGCCAGGCGATCGCGGCCGGCGCCGACCTGGCCTGGCGGCTGAAGAAGAACACCGTGTTCATCCCGACCGCGGTGCTGCCCGACGGGTCGTTCCTGTCGGTGATGGGCACCCCGGCCGAGAACGTCCGCTACGGCCAGGCCCGGGCCGCCGGCCGGCCGCTCCCGGGCCCACCGGACGGCCATACCGTACGGATCGTCGAGTACGCCGTCACCGTCTCCGCGGCCGACGGCACCGCCCGGGTCGAGCCGTTCCGGCTGGTCACCAGCCTCCTCGATCACCAGACCGCCCCGGCAGACCAGCTCGCCGCGCTGTATCACCAGCGGTGGGAGATCGAACTGGGCTACGGCGAGTTCAAGTGCCGGCTACGCGGAGCGGAGTTCATCCTGCGATCGCGCTCACCCGAACTCGTCCGCCAGGAGATGCACGCCTTCCTTGTCGTCTACCAGGCCCTGGCCGGCCTGCGGACCCGCACCGCACAGGCCGCGGACCTCGAGCCGGCCAGGATCTCCTTCACCATCACCGTGCGCCTGGCCCGTGACCAGGTCTGCAACCAGGCCGGCGCCGACCCCGACACCCTGGCCACCGCGCTGCACCAGACCATGACCGACCTGATCGCCGACACCTTGCCCGGTCGCCGGCACCGCTGCTACGAACGGATCAAGCGTCCACCCAAGAACACCTTCCCGGCCAAGAAGCCCGGACACATCCGACCGTTCAGTCACGTCGGCTACACCGTCACCGTGGTCGAAAAACAGCCTCTTGACCAGGCAGTTCGCTAAGTAACCGGCATTGCTGGTCAGGAGCACTTTTCAGTCGATCAACACCCATTCACGCCGCTCTGCCGTGGAGGGTCGGGAGCTGGCGCGGTGGCGTTGCCTGGCGGTAGGTCACGAAGCCATGAGGGCCGGGCGGTTTCCCGTCGGGTCGTTCTTCTTCGTGTCCGTGGTCAGGTCGCTCCGTTTCCAGCTCCCGCCCGTCAAACCGTGCGTGCGGTTCTCCCGCACACGGCTTACCGACGTCGTTCACCGCCGGCATTCGGTGTCACCCGCCAGGCCCGGAAGGGTCTGGGTGCGGCGACGGTTCCGTCCAGGTTGATCAGACCGAGCTGGTTGGCCGAGGCGTAGCTGACCACCGACCACCCGAAGGCTCGGCTCCGGCGGTGTCGCTTGCTGAGCACGAGCGCAAGCCGCATCCGCAGGTATCCCCTGATCTTGTCGAAGTGTCGTGCCGAGTTGCCGTATCGGAAGTACGCGGCCCAGCCGCGGACGAACCGGTTGACGTTCGCCACGATCACCTCGACGGGCAGCAGCAGCTTGGACCGATCGGTGAGTTCCCGGATCCGGTCGCGGGCGTGCTGCATCGCCTTGTTCGTGGGCCATCGGGCCAGGAAGGTGACGTGCTTGCCGGTGCGCCGCCCGTCGCTTTCGACCAGCCGGTGATGGAAGCCGAGGAAGTCCAGCCCCTCACCGCCGACGGTCAGCTGCACGATCCGGGTCTTGGCCGCCTTCGGTGCCAAACCG
Proteins encoded in this window:
- a CDS encoding IS4 family transposase, with the protein product PMAVLFDRVRGPGGRVGTRGVVAFGRRVVAWDGTGIDVADTQVNATAFGRAGAAGHPQLRLLALLECGTHALIDAAFDGFSTASEHVLARRVLPSLRPGMLLLADRNFPGHQLWGQAIAAGADLAWRLKKNTVFIPTAVLPDGSFLSVMGTPAENVRYGQARAAGRPLPGPPDGHTVRIVEYAVTVSAADGTARVEPFRLVTSLLDHQTAPADQLAALYHQRWEIELGYGEFKCRLRGAEFILRSRSPELVRQEMHAFLVVYQALAGLRTRTAQAADLEPARISFTITVRLARDQVCNQAGADPDTLATALHQTMTDLIADTLPGRRHRCYERIKRPPKNTFPAKKPGHIRPFSHVGYTVTVVEKQPLDQAVR
- a CDS encoding reverse transcriptase domain-containing protein: LKLLRVLLRAGVMADGVVRRSVTGTPQGGVISPLLANLYLHRIDRAWDERQHGVLVRYADDVVVMCASRAQGEAALARLTALLAELGLAPKAAKTRIVQLTVGGEGLDFLGFHHRLVESDGRRTGKHVTFLARWPTNKAMQHARDRIRELTDRSKLLLPVEVIVANVNRFVRGWAAYFRYGNSARHFDKIRGYLRMRLALVLSKRHRRSRAFGWSVVSYASANQLGLINLDGTVAAPRPFRAWRVTPNAGGERRR